The uncultured Dysgonomonas sp. genome contains the following window.
GCGTTCAGTTGTTTGCACGCAAGTTCGAACCAGCCGTTGTTAGATGAGGCAAAAGATGCTCCGGTCAATAGAATAGTGTATTTATTATTATATTCGCTTTTTCTGGTATCTCCTTTTCTATCCCGGCACTGTGCGTTTGAGAATATCATAAGGATTAGCGATAGGCAAAGTAGTACTTTCTTCACTGCTGCTTATTTTAATTATGTAACTGACATAAAAAGAGGAAAGGAGCTCTATTGTTATAAAACTCCTTCCCCGATATACTTATGGAATATTAGTTGACGTATGCCAATACTTGGTTTTTCTGAACTTTTGCACCTTGCTTAGTTTCTATCTGAATGACCTTACCGGAAGAAAGAGCCTTCACTTCTTCTATGCCATAGTAAGTCTGAACGAAGCAGATAACATCGCCTTCTTTCACCTCTGTACCTATTACAGGAGCAGTAGATACATCATCTACATCCACCTGCCAGATCACCTGGCCACTCACTGTAGCCTGAATAGGTTTTGCATCAGGATATTTCGCCTGGATAGCTTCAGCATCGAATGCAGGTACTTCGATTACCTGACGTGTAACGATAATAGGAGCACCGGCTTTTTCCTTCTGTTTCTCCAAATCTTCGTTGAAACGTTCTTTAGCCAGGCCGGACTTATAGTCACGGTATTGACGGTCATGCATTGCAAGTTCGAACAATTCTTCATCATCCTGACCGTAATCCCATCCGTTGTCGTCCATCTCTTTGCGGTATGTATCCAACGCATCAGGATATTCATCCTGAGGATTACCTGTATAGAATTCAAGATTTTTAGACTTGGCCAGTTCAATGATTTCGTCATCCAGTTTGCCCGGAAGTGTTCCTGTTTTACCCAGAATCATATTCCAACTGTCTTTGTCGATATTGGAGAAACGAGGTTGTCCCTGAGCCATAGCAAAGATATTCATCAGTGCGATGTTCTTCACGTATTGGCTGAATGGTGTTACTAATGGCGGATAACCAAGTTTAGGCCATATATATTCTACTTCCTCGAATAGCTGGACTACGAGGTCGTTCAGTGTTACTTCGGCTTTTCCATTGTTGCGAAGTGCCATATTGATAGCAGAATGCATACCGCGAAGGTCGGCCATCATAGAGCCCATCATACCACCCGGAAGACCACAGCCTACAAGCAGAGAGTTCAGGAATTTATTGGATGGGTCGATCCAGTAGCCTAAGAAGTCGTCGATGAAAGACTGTGTAAGAGCACGAGCTTCCATATATGCATTCATATTGATATCAGGAACAGAGAAGCCGGCATCTTTCAGCATGGCCTGTATTGTGATAACGTCAGGATGTACCATTCCCCAAGCTAATGGTTCGATAGCAGTATCCAGATAATCAGCCCCAGCTCTTGCAACTTCGAGCATAGATGCAACGGAGAATCCGGGGCCTGTATGTCCGTGATATTCGATAGGGATATTCGGATGTCTGTCCTTTAATGCTTTTACAAGTTTACCGAGGAAAGCGGGGCGGCCTACTCCGGCCATATCTTTTAAGCAAATTTCGTCTGCGCCGAAATCGATCAGTTTATCAGCGAAATTTACATAATAGTCAACAGTGTGTATCGGGGAATGTGTGATACAAAGAGCAGTCTGAGAAATCATACCTGCTTCTTTTGCATATTTTACCGACAATTCCAGGTTGCGGGGATCGTTCAGTCCGTCAAAAGAGCGGGAAATGTTTGTGCCCTGAGCTTGTTTTACCTTGAACATCAGATTGCGTACATCTTTCGGAACGGGATACATACGAAGGGCATTTAATCCACGTTCGAGCATATGAGTCTGTATTCCCACCTTGTTGAACGGTGCTGTCCATTCGCGAACCGCTTTGTTTGGA
Protein-coding sequences here:
- a CDS encoding biotin/lipoyl-containing protein, producing the protein MGKEIKFSLVYRDMWQSSGKYQPRVDQLTQIAPVIIDMGCFARVETNGGAFEQVNLLYGENPNKAVREWTAPFNKVGIQTHMLERGLNALRMYPVPKDVRNLMFKVKQAQGTNISRSFDGLNDPRNLELSVKYAKEAGMISQTALCITHSPIHTVDYYVNFADKLIDFGADEICLKDMAGVGRPAFLGKLVKALKDRHPNIPIEYHGHTGPGFSVASMLEVARAGADYLDTAIEPLAWGMVHPDVITIQAMLKDAGFSVPDINMNAYMEARALTQSFIDDFLGYWIDPSNKFLNSLLVGCGLPGGMMGSMMADLRGMHSAINMALRNNGKAEVTLNDLVVQLFEEVEYIWPKLGYPPLVTPFSQYVKNIALMNIFAMAQGQPRFSNIDKDSWNMILGKTGTLPGKLDDEIIELAKSKNLEFYTGNPQDEYPDALDTYRKEMDDNGWDYGQDDEELFELAMHDRQYRDYKSGLAKERFNEDLEKQKEKAGAPIIVTRQVIEVPAFDAEAIQAKYPDAKPIQATVSGQVIWQVDVDDVSTAPVIGTEVKEGDVICFVQTYYGIEEVKALSSGKVIQIETKQGAKVQKNQVLAYVN